One region of Leptotrichia trevisanii DSM 22070 genomic DNA includes:
- the ruvA gene encoding Holliday junction branch migration protein RuvA codes for MFEYISGKLTIKKIDYVALDINGLAYKIHVSLKTFEKLDNIGNPEKLYIHTNVKEDDISLYGFKTQNERELFKALISISGVGPKLGIAILSTFNTREIIDIVNENESKIFTRVPGLGIKKAQKIILDLKDKVKKLDLVESIEEISDISSSKLIISNTSNPKLLLMKEDLKLALESLGYTNTDVTKWITDNELIQLKDISEAIKIILQKIQK; via the coding sequence ATGTTTGAATATATTTCTGGGAAATTAACAATAAAAAAAATTGATTATGTAGCTCTAGACATAAATGGTTTAGCATATAAAATTCATGTATCTTTAAAAACATTTGAAAAATTAGATAATATTGGAAATCCTGAAAAATTATATATTCATACAAATGTAAAAGAAGATGATATTTCATTGTATGGATTTAAAACACAAAATGAAAGGGAACTTTTCAAAGCATTAATAAGTATAAGCGGTGTAGGGCCTAAACTTGGAATTGCCATATTATCAACTTTTAATACACGAGAAATTATTGACATTGTAAATGAAAATGAATCAAAAATTTTTACAAGAGTTCCAGGGCTGGGAATAAAAAAAGCACAAAAAATAATTTTAGACTTAAAAGATAAAGTAAAAAAACTGGATTTAGTAGAATCAATTGAAGAAATAAGTGATATATCATCAAGTAAATTAATAATATCAAATACTTCAAATCCAAAATTACTATTAATGAAGGAAGATTTAAAACTAGCTTTGGAATCTTTAGGATATACAAATACTGATGTTACAAAATGGATAACAGACAATGAATTAATACAGTTAAAAGATATAAGTGAAG